The Enterococcus rotai genome includes a window with the following:
- the fdrA gene encoding acyl-CoA synthetase FdrA — protein sequence MLHTIIKANSYQDSIVLMLLTNKLNTIDGVHNVSVMMGTPANKDIFKTGGLYTDELEKASSNDMVIVLDIEDDSLIDQVLTEIDVFLEEQTKGGGDASGEEVVKTWDKAFELGKDAGVVVFSIPGTHAALEIEKALDEGKHVFCFSDNVAIEDEKRLKEKAHDAGLLLMGPDCGTGIINGIPVAFTNAVRKGKIGVVGASGTGIQEVTTIIHKLGGGVTNAIGTGGRDLKAEIGGITLKDSIMTLEKDPNTEVVVVISKPPAPEVRDEVLNLLRSISKPAVTIFLGEKPTSHEENLYRAYTLEEAAQTAVQLLNKKNVQAVKETLTVPAHSFKPEQKYVKGLYSGGTLAYEAAMLIKEGLALTADEHAPEGFILKNQGHEIIDLGDDVYTQGKPHPMIDPSKRKEMLEEAGKDPETAIILLDVVLGYGSHANMAQELAPTIKEIKANAKAEGRELFVISTIVGTDEDPQNIHEQETIMKDAGVILCDSNAQAVRLALAILDHPLTQTDKAIEAAPAVTPVAIEPTEAMLALLTNQGFINVGLRSFSEAIINHGGKVVQYDWQPVAGGNITLQKALQFLNKVELGK from the coding sequence ATGCTGCACACAATTATCAAAGCAAATAGCTATCAAGATTCAATCGTCTTGATGTTATTAACCAACAAATTAAATACAATCGATGGCGTTCATAATGTTTCTGTTATGATGGGAACACCTGCTAACAAAGATATTTTCAAAACGGGTGGTTTATACACCGATGAATTAGAAAAAGCTTCTTCCAATGACATGGTAATCGTGTTAGACATTGAAGATGACTCATTGATCGATCAAGTTTTAACGGAAATCGATGTATTTTTAGAAGAACAAACAAAAGGTGGCGGCGACGCATCAGGTGAAGAAGTCGTAAAAACGTGGGATAAAGCCTTTGAGCTTGGTAAAGATGCTGGCGTAGTTGTTTTCTCTATTCCTGGTACCCATGCAGCACTTGAAATTGAAAAAGCTTTAGATGAAGGCAAACATGTCTTCTGTTTTAGTGATAATGTTGCGATTGAAGATGAAAAACGCTTAAAAGAAAAAGCACATGATGCTGGGTTGCTATTGATGGGACCAGACTGCGGAACGGGCATTATCAACGGGATTCCTGTGGCATTCACAAATGCTGTTCGTAAAGGTAAAATCGGTGTTGTTGGGGCTTCTGGTACAGGTATTCAAGAAGTAACAACGATCATCCACAAATTAGGTGGCGGTGTAACGAACGCAATTGGAACTGGCGGGCGTGATTTAAAAGCTGAAATTGGCGGAATCACTTTAAAAGATAGCATCATGACATTAGAGAAAGACCCTAACACAGAAGTGGTGGTTGTAATCTCTAAACCACCTGCACCAGAAGTTCGTGATGAAGTCTTAAATCTTTTAAGAAGCATCTCAAAACCAGCTGTAACGATTTTCCTAGGCGAAAAACCAACGTCTCATGAAGAAAATCTATATCGTGCTTATACTTTAGAAGAAGCAGCTCAAACGGCTGTTCAATTATTGAATAAAAAAAACGTTCAAGCTGTGAAAGAAACATTAACAGTTCCTGCTCATTCTTTCAAACCTGAACAAAAATATGTTAAAGGCTTATACTCCGGCGGAACTCTTGCTTATGAAGCGGCAATGCTGATTAAAGAAGGTCTTGCTTTGACGGCTGACGAACATGCGCCAGAAGGCTTTATCTTAAAAAATCAAGGACATGAGATCATTGACTTAGGAGATGACGTTTATACGCAAGGTAAACCTCATCCAATGATCGATCCATCAAAACGTAAAGAAATGTTAGAAGAAGCTGGAAAAGACCCTGAAACAGCGATTATTTTATTAGATGTTGTATTAGGCTACGGTTCTCATGCAAATATGGCACAAGAATTAGCGCCAACCATCAAAGAAATCAAAGCAAATGCAAAGGCTGAAGGCAGAGAATTATTTGTGATCAGTACGATTGTAGGAACGGACGAAGATCCTCAAAATATTCATGAGCAAGAAACAATCATGAAAGATGCTGGCGTAATTCTTTGTGACAGTAATGCACAAGCAGTTCGTTTAGCTCTAGCGATCCTAGATCATCCACTAACTCAAACGGATAAAGCAATCGAAGCAGCACCAGCAGTAACGCCAGTTGCAATTGAGCCAACAGAAGCAATGTTAGCGTTGTTGACAAATCAAGGCTTTATCAACGTTGGTTTACGTAGTTTCTCAGAGGCCATCATCAATCATGGTGGTAAAGTCGTTCAGTATGACTGGCAACCAGTTGCAGGTGGAAATATCACCTTGCAAAAAGCACTACAGTTTTTAAATAAAGTAGAATTAGGTAAATAA
- the allD gene encoding ureidoglycolate dehydrogenase: MRVKKADLHQLIKDKIQKAGLSEEHAGIVSDVLTFADARGIHSHGAMRVEYYSERIAKGGITNDPTFSFNQTAPSCGMFEGDNGSGFVAAEKAMDLAIEMAKKNGVAVVGVRNISHSGALAYYVERAAEQDMVALSVCQSDPMVVPFGGSEPYFGTNPIAFAAPSNDDRVITFDMATTVQAWGKILHARSKKEAIPDSWAVDAKGNPTTDSTAVNALLPIAGPKGYGLMMMVDILSGILLGVPFGKHVSSMYHDLSKGRELGQLHIVINPDFFIGLDVFKKNISTMLDELKEISPSPGFTEVNYPGERGRAREKNYEENGIEIVDDIYEYLISDDIHYDRYDHKNKFAE; encoded by the coding sequence ATGAGAGTAAAAAAAGCGGATTTACATCAACTAATCAAAGATAAAATACAAAAAGCTGGTTTATCAGAAGAACATGCAGGAATCGTAAGCGATGTTTTGACATTTGCAGATGCACGAGGAATTCATTCTCATGGTGCGATGCGCGTAGAATATTATTCAGAACGAATTGCCAAAGGTGGTATCACCAATGATCCTACTTTTTCTTTTAACCAAACAGCTCCTAGCTGTGGTATGTTTGAAGGCGATAACGGTTCTGGTTTTGTAGCAGCAGAAAAAGCAATGGATCTCGCAATCGAAATGGCGAAGAAAAATGGTGTAGCCGTTGTTGGAGTCCGCAATATCTCTCATAGTGGAGCGCTTGCCTATTATGTAGAAAGAGCTGCAGAACAAGATATGGTAGCCCTTTCTGTTTGCCAATCTGATCCAATGGTTGTACCATTTGGAGGAAGTGAACCTTACTTCGGGACGAATCCAATTGCCTTTGCTGCACCTAGTAATGACGATCGTGTGATTACATTTGATATGGCAACAACCGTTCAAGCGTGGGGGAAAATCTTGCATGCTCGTTCTAAAAAAGAAGCTATACCAGATTCTTGGGCAGTAGATGCCAAAGGGAACCCGACAACCGATTCAACAGCAGTCAATGCATTGTTGCCGATTGCTGGACCAAAAGGCTATGGTTTGATGATGATGGTAGATATTTTATCTGGTATTTTACTAGGCGTGCCATTTGGCAAACACGTTTCTTCCATGTATCATGATTTATCTAAAGGCCGCGAATTAGGTCAGCTTCACATTGTGATCAATCCAGATTTCTTCATTGGTTTAGACGTCTTTAAAAAGAATATTTCAACAATGTTGGATGAATTAAAAGAAATCAGTCCAAGCCCTGGTTTTACTGAAGTGAACTACCCAGGGGAACGAGGACGTGCCCGTGAAAAAAATTATGAAGAAAATGGAATTGAAATCGTAGATGATATTTACGAATATTTGATCAGCGATGATATTCATTATGATCGTTATGATCACAAAAATAAGTTTGCGGAATAA
- the allD gene encoding ureidoglycolate dehydrogenase, giving the protein MNETVVVKPEELHDLIEKKLTTAGLKPEHADEVATHLVFADACGIHSHGAVRVEYYAEQIDKGGVTLDPVIEFEETGPSSGIVHGKNGAGQFVADVGLGYAIDMAKKSGVAAVGISKISHSGALSYYVKKAAQQDLIAIAMCQSDPMVVPFGGKENYFGTNPIAFAAPRKGHEPVVFDMATTVQAWGKVLDARSKNKDIPDTWAVDKEGKPTTDPHKVNGLLPIAGPKGYGLMMMVDILSGMLLGLPFGKHVSSMYDDISKGRNVGQMYILIDPKRFTDLDMFKESVDGMVEELHAIPAADGFEQVYYPGEINQINYEKSMTDGIDIVKDIYDYLKSDTLHFDRYENTNAFGEKK; this is encoded by the coding sequence ATGAATGAAACTGTTGTAGTGAAACCAGAAGAATTGCATGATTTGATCGAAAAAAAATTAACGACAGCTGGTTTAAAGCCAGAACATGCAGATGAAGTGGCGACACATTTGGTATTTGCAGATGCGTGCGGTATCCACTCACATGGAGCCGTTAGAGTAGAATATTATGCAGAACAAATCGATAAAGGCGGTGTGACGCTTGATCCAGTAATTGAATTTGAAGAAACTGGTCCAAGTTCTGGGATCGTCCACGGTAAGAACGGTGCAGGTCAATTTGTTGCTGACGTTGGCCTTGGTTATGCTATTGATATGGCAAAAAAATCAGGCGTTGCGGCTGTTGGAATCTCTAAAATCAGCCATAGCGGAGCCTTATCTTATTACGTGAAAAAAGCAGCTCAGCAAGATTTGATTGCAATCGCAATGTGTCAATCAGATCCGATGGTGGTGCCTTTTGGCGGAAAAGAAAATTATTTTGGGACTAATCCGATTGCTTTTGCAGCTCCTAGAAAAGGGCACGAGCCTGTTGTCTTTGATATGGCAACAACCGTTCAAGCTTGGGGCAAAGTCTTGGATGCTCGTTCTAAGAATAAGGATATCCCAGACACTTGGGCAGTTGATAAAGAAGGTAAACCAACAACTGATCCTCACAAAGTCAATGGCTTATTACCGATTGCTGGACCAAAAGGCTATGGTTTGATGATGATGGTAGATATTTTATCAGGTATGCTGTTAGGCTTACCATTTGGCAAACACGTTTCTTCAATGTATGACGATATAAGCAAAGGACGTAATGTTGGTCAAATGTATATTTTGATCGATCCAAAACGTTTTACTGACTTAGATATGTTCAAAGAATCAGTGGACGGCATGGTGGAAGAGCTACATGCCATTCCAGCAGCTGATGGGTTTGAGCAAGTATATTATCCTGGAGAAATCAATCAAATCAATTATGAAAAATCAATGACAGATGGTATCGACATCGTTAAAGATATTTATGATTATTTAAAGAGCGATACACTTCATTTTGATCGATATGAAAATACGAATGCTTTTGGTGAAAAAAAATAA
- the allE gene encoding (S)-ureidoglycine aminohydrolase yields the protein MGYKNNQTGYLDGLLSSRAVIKKNNYALIPHDGLVNNVIPGFENCDCSILGSKQLGANFVDYIITMHKDGKNQRGFGGEGVETIVYVIDGVLNVNDGTETHKLTKGGYAYLPASTLMYLENGQEADTEIFLYKKRYQPLEGYEAHKVIGNVNDMEPIEYEGMKDVLLWDFLPKDLGFDMNFHILSFEPGASHGYIETHYQEHGAYLLSGQGMYNLDNEWMPVEKGDYIFMSSYVQQAAYAVGRDEPLMYVYSKDCNRDPEI from the coding sequence ATGGGTTATAAAAATAATCAAACAGGCTATCTTGATGGTTTATTATCATCTAGAGCTGTAATCAAAAAAAATAATTACGCGTTGATCCCGCATGATGGATTAGTTAATAATGTAATTCCTGGTTTTGAAAACTGTGATTGCTCTATTTTAGGGTCAAAACAATTAGGTGCAAATTTTGTCGATTATATCATTACTATGCATAAAGATGGTAAAAATCAACGTGGTTTTGGTGGTGAAGGTGTTGAAACGATCGTTTATGTGATTGATGGAGTGTTAAACGTAAATGACGGTACTGAAACACACAAACTAACAAAAGGCGGTTATGCTTATTTACCAGCTAGTACATTGATGTATTTAGAAAATGGTCAAGAAGCTGATACTGAAATCTTCTTATACAAAAAACGTTATCAACCATTAGAAGGCTATGAAGCACACAAAGTAATTGGGAATGTAAATGATATGGAACCGATTGAATATGAAGGCATGAAAGATGTTCTTCTGTGGGACTTTTTACCTAAGGATTTAGGTTTTGATATGAACTTCCACATTCTTTCATTTGAACCTGGGGCAAGTCATGGTTATATCGAAACACACTATCAAGAACATGGTGCTTACTTACTTTCTGGACAAGGTATGTATAACTTAGATAATGAATGGATGCCTGTTGAAAAAGGGGATTATATTTTTATGAGTTCATATGTCCAACAAGCAGCGTATGCTGTCGGACGTGACGAGCCGTTAATGTATGTTTACTCAAAAGATTGCAACCGTGATCCAGAAATTTAA
- the allC gene encoding allantoate deiminase, which produces MDLKKVLQENIDHLSSIGNDPTGGMTRLLYSDSWLKAQKSVKEKLEAIGMTASFDEIGNLFGRVEGTEHPEETVLSGSHIDTVVNGGNLDGQFGVIAAYVAIQYLLETHGKPKRSLEVISMAEEEGSRFPTVFWGSKNFVGEAKKEDVLEIADFEGLKFVEEMRRHGFDFRDESKAARDDIKAFVEIHIEQGTVLEKEQLQIGVVNNIAGQRRYTIVLKGEANHAGTTPMGYRKDAVYGFAKICSQAIDRALEVGDPLVLTFGKVEPKPNTVNVVPGEVLFTMDCRHTDSGELHAFTKEIEQLMRDIAAEHGLEIDIDLWMDEAPVPMNEEIVTAIETAAKAENMKYKVMHSGAGHDSQIIAPNFPTAMIFVPSINGISHNPAEATDIDDLVNGVKVLASTLYELAYK; this is translated from the coding sequence ATGGATTTAAAAAAAGTTTTACAAGAAAATATCGATCATTTATCTAGTATTGGCAACGACCCAACCGGTGGGATGACACGTTTATTGTATTCTGATTCTTGGTTGAAAGCACAAAAATCTGTAAAAGAAAAATTAGAAGCAATCGGCATGACTGCTTCATTTGATGAGATCGGTAACCTCTTTGGTAGAGTAGAAGGAACAGAACATCCAGAAGAAACTGTTCTATCAGGTTCTCATATCGATACGGTTGTGAATGGTGGGAACTTAGATGGTCAATTTGGTGTCATTGCAGCGTATGTTGCGATCCAATATTTATTAGAAACACACGGCAAACCAAAACGTTCATTAGAAGTTATTTCAATGGCCGAAGAGGAAGGTAGCCGTTTTCCTACAGTATTCTGGGGTAGTAAAAACTTTGTTGGTGAAGCGAAGAAAGAAGATGTTCTTGAGATCGCTGACTTTGAAGGATTGAAATTTGTCGAAGAAATGCGACGCCATGGCTTTGACTTTAGAGACGAAAGTAAAGCAGCTAGAGATGATATCAAAGCGTTTGTAGAAATCCATATCGAGCAAGGGACTGTGCTTGAAAAAGAGCAATTGCAAATCGGTGTGGTCAACAATATTGCAGGACAAAGACGTTATACAATTGTATTGAAAGGCGAAGCAAACCATGCTGGAACAACTCCAATGGGCTATCGTAAAGATGCGGTTTACGGATTTGCTAAAATTTGTTCACAAGCAATCGATCGTGCTTTAGAAGTAGGCGATCCACTAGTATTAACGTTTGGTAAAGTTGAACCTAAACCAAATACAGTAAACGTTGTTCCAGGAGAAGTGCTATTTACAATGGATTGCCGTCATACAGACAGCGGTGAGTTACATGCATTTACAAAAGAAATCGAGCAATTGATGAGAGATATCGCAGCAGAACATGGCTTAGAAATCGATATCGATTTATGGATGGATGAAGCGCCAGTTCCAATGAATGAAGAAATTGTAACAGCGATTGAAACAGCGGCTAAAGCTGAAAATATGAAATATAAAGTAATGCATAGTGGAGCAGGTCATGATTCTCAAATCATTGCGCCAAACTTCCCAACAGCGATGATTTTTGTTCCAAGTATTAACGGTATCAGCCATAATCCTGCAGAAGCAACAGATATTGACGATTTAGTGAATGGGGTAAAAGTACTAGCTAGCACATTATATGAATTAGCTTATAAATAA
- a CDS encoding alpha/beta hydrolase, whose protein sequence is MRKQTFLYSTLEDLDLSMTFYSDPNDSSAKATLLYFHGGGLLYGTRDDLPELYCELLVESGYNLLTVDYPLAPEVKLPTIVTCLKEAIDWFLQNYQTTLGLKNSTYFLFGRSAGAFLTYLLSARYPQPEQKGLISFYGYYDLTNSAFSQPSSYYNQFPKIAPLTAQALIYPKPITEVSINERFSLYLSGRQFGNWLSYLVNSPSEKETFSLTDTELAKLPPAFLAHSSADQDVPVETSRIARTKLVNVTYEEIENLPHDFDGDISKPEGLQVYQNLIEWLDKTINTI, encoded by the coding sequence ATGAGAAAACAAACATTTCTTTACAGCACACTAGAAGATTTAGATTTATCTATGACCTTTTACTCAGACCCAAATGACTCTTCGGCTAAAGCTACACTCCTCTACTTTCATGGCGGTGGACTTTTATACGGCACTAGAGATGATTTGCCAGAATTATACTGCGAGCTTTTAGTTGAGAGTGGTTACAACTTGTTGACTGTTGACTATCCATTAGCCCCTGAGGTCAAGCTTCCCACTATTGTTACTTGTTTAAAAGAAGCAATTGATTGGTTCTTGCAAAATTATCAAACAACGTTAGGGTTGAAAAATTCGACTTATTTCTTATTTGGACGGTCTGCTGGTGCTTTTCTTACTTATTTATTATCTGCTCGTTATCCGCAACCAGAACAAAAAGGTTTGATTAGTTTTTATGGTTATTATGATTTAACAAATTCAGCTTTCAGTCAGCCAAGTAGCTATTATAATCAGTTTCCTAAGATTGCTCCTTTAACTGCACAAGCACTAATATATCCTAAACCAATCACAGAAGTTTCTATTAATGAACGTTTTTCACTTTATTTGTCTGGTCGACAATTTGGTAATTGGCTAAGTTATCTTGTGAACTCTCCTAGTGAAAAAGAGACCTTTAGTTTAACAGATACAGAGCTTGCTAAACTTCCACCTGCATTTTTAGCTCACAGCTCAGCTGATCAAGATGTCCCTGTGGAAACATCGCGTATTGCCCGCACTAAGTTAGTCAATGTTACTTATGAGGAAATTGAAAATTTACCTCATGATTTTGATGGCGATATCTCAAAACCTGAAGGGCTTCAAGTTTACCAAAACCTGATTGAATGGCTTGATAAAACAATAAATACTATTTGA
- the tig gene encoding trigger factor has product MSAKFEKKGTNDGVLTFSVDQTLIEKGLKQAFDKVKKNLNVPGFRKGKVSRQVFNRMYGEEALYEDALNAVLPEVYEAAVKEAGIDPVSQPKIDVESMNKGEDWVVTAEVTVKPEVKLGEYKNLTVEKQDREVTDEDLDARIQRELDAQAELVIKEDEAAVEGDTVVIDFEGFKDGEAFEGGKGENYSLELGSNSFIPGFEEQLVGKKAGEEVEVKVTFPEDYQAEDLAGKEAVFQVKVHEVKAKELPTLDDEFAKDVDDSVESLDELKEKYRKELTESKEAAATEAKDEAAIRQAVDNAEIVDLPHVMVHDEVHRSMDEFLNNMQRQGIAPDMYYQLTGTTEADLHKQFEAEAEVRTKTNLVIEAIAKAEDIEVSQEDMDKEINELAEQYNMPIDQVKKVLTEDMLKHDIRMKRAVEVITETATEK; this is encoded by the coding sequence ATGTCTGCGAAATTTGAAAAAAAAGGCACCAATGATGGTGTGTTAACTTTTTCAGTTGATCAAACTCTAATTGAAAAAGGCTTGAAACAAGCGTTTGATAAAGTTAAAAAAAATCTTAACGTACCTGGATTCCGTAAAGGGAAAGTGTCACGTCAAGTATTTAACCGTATGTACGGCGAAGAAGCATTGTATGAAGATGCTTTGAACGCAGTATTACCAGAAGTATACGAAGCAGCTGTGAAAGAAGCTGGAATCGATCCTGTATCTCAACCTAAAATTGATGTTGAAAGCATGAACAAAGGTGAGGATTGGGTTGTAACTGCTGAAGTGACTGTAAAACCTGAAGTTAAATTAGGCGAATACAAAAACTTAACAGTTGAAAAACAAGACCGTGAAGTAACAGACGAAGACTTAGATGCACGCATCCAACGTGAATTAGATGCACAAGCTGAATTAGTAATCAAAGAAGACGAAGCAGCTGTTGAAGGCGACACTGTCGTAATCGATTTTGAAGGATTTAAAGATGGCGAAGCTTTTGAAGGTGGAAAAGGCGAAAACTATTCTCTTGAATTAGGTTCTAACTCTTTCATCCCAGGCTTTGAAGAGCAATTAGTTGGCAAAAAAGCTGGCGAAGAAGTTGAAGTAAAAGTAACATTCCCAGAAGATTACCAAGCAGAAGATTTAGCTGGTAAAGAAGCTGTTTTCCAAGTGAAAGTTCACGAAGTGAAAGCAAAAGAATTACCAACATTGGATGATGAATTTGCGAAAGACGTTGACGATTCAGTAGAATCATTAGACGAATTAAAAGAAAAATACCGTAAAGAATTAACAGAATCTAAAGAAGCTGCTGCAACAGAAGCAAAAGACGAAGCTGCTATCCGTCAAGCTGTTGATAATGCTGAAATCGTTGACCTTCCACATGTAATGGTGCATGACGAAGTTCACCGTTCAATGGATGAATTCTTAAACAACATGCAACGTCAAGGGATCGCTCCAGATATGTACTATCAATTAACTGGAACAACTGAAGCTGACTTGCACAAACAATTTGAAGCAGAAGCAGAAGTTCGTACGAAAACAAACCTTGTGATCGAAGCGATCGCTAAAGCAGAAGATATCGAAGTATCTCAAGAAGATATGGACAAAGAAATCAACGAATTAGCAGAACAATACAATATGCCGATCGATCAAGTGAAAAAAGTCTTAACAGAAGACATGTTAAAACACGACATCCGCATGAAACGTGCAGTAGAAGTGATTACTGAAACTGCAACTGAAAAATAA
- a CDS encoding ABC transporter ATP-binding protein, giving the protein MNTLLEVNHLEKSYDGTTILHDLSFKIQKGEIVGLIGKNGSGKTTLMKAILGLITVDSGEIYYQKKGNYTEEKEIMNEIGYLLDCELFEYMNAYDNLFIQEKYKNSEKNKDEITKLIIESLDFVGLENNKKKVKGYSFGMKQRLGLALALMGTPKLLILDEPFVGLDPVGVEKFKQFIYELNQNKNVTVLISSHQLSEIEQMCDRYLFISDKNVVEVNPQFKNQVTIVISKETAVLKTNLINNVELEGKTIKFSYDIILINQILSLIYENGLSIESIQIGDNYIEKLFREGL; this is encoded by the coding sequence ATGAATACTTTGTTAGAAGTAAATCATCTGGAGAAAAGCTATGATGGGACAACAATACTACATGATCTTTCATTTAAAATTCAGAAAGGTGAAATAGTCGGTTTGATTGGCAAAAATGGTTCTGGAAAAACGACATTAATGAAAGCAATTTTAGGGTTGATTACTGTAGATTCTGGTGAGATTTATTATCAGAAAAAAGGGAACTATACTGAAGAAAAAGAAATAATGAATGAGATTGGTTATCTGCTTGATTGTGAATTATTTGAGTACATGAATGCCTATGACAATTTATTTATTCAAGAGAAATATAAAAACAGTGAGAAGAATAAAGATGAGATAACAAAACTGATTATAGAGAGTTTAGATTTTGTTGGCTTAGAAAATAATAAGAAAAAAGTGAAAGGTTATTCTTTTGGAATGAAGCAGCGTTTGGGATTAGCACTAGCATTAATGGGAACACCCAAACTTTTGATTTTGGATGAACCGTTTGTTGGTTTAGATCCAGTTGGGGTTGAAAAATTCAAACAATTTATTTATGAGCTTAATCAAAATAAAAATGTCACTGTTCTTATTTCTTCTCATCAATTGTCTGAAATAGAACAGATGTGTGATCGCTATTTGTTTATTTCAGATAAAAATGTAGTAGAAGTTAATCCCCAATTTAAAAACCAAGTTACTATAGTAATTAGTAAGGAAACCGCTGTACTAAAAACTAATTTAATAAATAATGTTGAATTAGAGGGGAAAACGATTAAATTTAGCTATGACATAATATTAATCAATCAAATTTTGTCTTTAATATATGAAAATGGTCTTTCGATAGAGAGTATTCAAATAGGTGATAATTATATTGAAAAACTTTTTAGGGAGGGGTTGTAA
- a CDS encoding CPBP family intramembrane glutamic endopeptidase, with translation MEKEIRLNPLIFCFLLSVLSLLLLLILILACSILPFNVGILTYLTLPTFIALFLVPKLIELFYKRKIEIVKQKKYTVRPIFSIGIFLLLLTCYWFFLQDKFENGDDFLLLVFHYLIVSLGEEYMYRDLMLNSLRSSYSVYVSVILSSILFAFIGHLNESIMINLVVRFPLGLILGWIASKTNSITYPIIIHTLYNLIVS, from the coding sequence ATGGAAAAAGAAATTAGATTGAATCCTTTGATTTTTTGTTTCTTGTTATCAGTCTTAAGCCTATTATTGCTGTTAATTTTAATTTTAGCCTGTAGTATTCTACCTTTTAATGTAGGAATTTTAACTTATCTAACTCTGCCTACTTTTATTGCGTTATTTTTGGTACCCAAACTTATTGAATTATTTTACAAAAGAAAAATTGAAATAGTGAAACAAAAAAAATATACGGTTAGACCAATCTTTTCAATTGGAATATTTTTATTGTTACTAACGTGTTATTGGTTTTTTCTTCAAGATAAATTTGAAAATGGTGATGATTTTTTATTATTAGTATTCCATTATTTGATTGTTAGCTTAGGAGAAGAATACATGTATAGAGATTTGATGCTCAATTCGTTAAGATCATCCTATAGTGTTTATGTAAGTGTAATCCTTAGTTCGATTTTATTTGCTTTTATTGGTCATTTAAATGAAAGTATTATGATCAATTTAGTTGTTAGATTTCCCCTAGGACTTATTTTAGGATGGATTGCAAGTAAGACAAATAGCATCACTTATCCAATTATAATACATACTCTCTATAATTTGATTGTTAGTTAA
- a CDS encoding GHKL domain-containing protein — protein MYVDKYGVLNNETSFSFLFLFLLIIVVTVIIVTSLNYFKAENQLELVGNDYILLSITPFASIILLLFPFETSLISRVVFSTMILTINLSIIFIYNKLSERKYDYLKEFSTGIESQRYKEHSEEYEEIQLIKHDLKNLLISVDYLLSEEKIDLAREKLEEILSFSNHFYERLTGCWVIDSLLNLKVNQMKQEHIHYKMELQIPSDIKIDDITLPLFSILGNILDNAIEEYKNLDVDGLIEIYLKYHEEKLIIKVVNTSREKKMDFTKKIIQSEKKRGRLGLGINSIKEHCEKLKGYHNFSYLEGKFSVLVIIPVTNS, from the coding sequence ATGTACGTAGATAAATATGGAGTGTTAAATAATGAGACATCATTTTCATTTCTATTTCTGTTTCTCTTAATTATAGTTGTTACTGTGATAATAGTTACTTCTCTAAATTATTTTAAGGCAGAGAATCAGTTAGAATTAGTCGGCAATGATTACATACTGCTTTCAATTACGCCATTTGCTTCAATTATTCTGCTTCTTTTTCCATTTGAGACTTCTTTAATAAGTAGAGTTGTATTTAGCACAATGATACTAACTATTAATTTGAGTATAATATTTATTTATAATAAGTTATCTGAAAGAAAGTATGATTATTTGAAAGAGTTCTCAACAGGCATTGAAAGTCAGCGATATAAAGAGCACTCAGAAGAGTATGAAGAGATTCAATTGATAAAACATGATCTTAAAAATTTACTTATTAGCGTGGATTACTTATTATCTGAAGAAAAAATTGATTTAGCGAGAGAAAAGTTAGAGGAGATATTATCTTTTTCCAATCATTTTTATGAAAGATTAACAGGTTGCTGGGTGATTGATTCACTGTTGAATTTAAAGGTTAATCAGATGAAACAGGAACATATCCATTATAAAATGGAGTTGCAGATACCATCTGATATTAAAATCGATGACATAACATTACCCCTATTTTCTATATTGGGTAACATTCTAGACAATGCTATAGAGGAATATAAAAATCTTGATGTAGATGGATTGATAGAAATTTATTTGAAATATCATGAAGAAAAATTAATTATAAAGGTTGTAAACACTTCCCGAGAAAAAAAGATGGATTTCACTAAAAAAATTATTCAATCAGAGAAAAAAAGAGGAAGACTAGGCCTTGGAATTAATAGCATTAAAGAACATTGCGAAAAGCTTAAAGGGTACCATAACTTTTCGTATTTAGAGGGGAAATTTAGTGTATTAGTTATTATTCCTGTTACTAATTCGTAA